The following are encoded together in the Vidua macroura isolate BioBank_ID:100142 chromosome 6, ASM2450914v1, whole genome shotgun sequence genome:
- the ZNF839 gene encoding zinc finger protein 839 isoform X2, with the protein MQNAARQLQSVAQQVALQQGRAAAAARLLPQKLEAICVQVQPGQMKETEGSMTSLAPIQSKTITLSQPVGRKSSIPGVGIINPQIIRIQPLSGTEQQQLLLHSSSESPLQLLMQRPLPAHGSESVDKIPPSKMVNGQRATCATASASRSPNPTMAAASSASTPCLEKKQKDDKLKKSLKVKTRSGRISRPPKYKAKDYKFIKMEDLADGHQSDSDDYSELSIEDDEEGKVKGKDALFSSSNYNLKPKTFKCQTCEKSYIGKGGLARHYKLNPDHGQLEPSPQKIPLNKPNGSIFVEEEIISPAHLDSTAVTLSHEEATSLEETVDSKAGEQASASEESRHLLAEQPNESSSGHRGPVTPKAPGRPKRPKRRGRPRMGGRSRCSGRLSRPGQSPSKSLSSVSAEHNVFRRKARLKELIQQCDNEDLMELALPRLTKLVTVYEFLLMKVEKGHPAKAYFPDVYREFEDLHNMVKKMAYDHLSNSDSVNCQQPVEIKDAKVAESLGITEILSGEQKMQGAESYSQCVIKMVSEQVPVDLLGQKRLAESSGEELLPPAKRTKLEDITENANNAYASQDEMKERSGNLCTLFEKDGFNPLNGEILLSEDRHITCCTTGSTLQTAEEHNSLADSGVRIDGENSGTFSQTVGMSIEYPQPAGIQGPDVAGEASLLHTEVVLPVGAGGSAGLLQAHFVSGSAAGGPAAPELHSSLMEQAVARQSTGLPTSEENGHSPKYHQLQEENPNFAIKERSEQLHNADMTDEIQELEKAFSTNVVPINYPHSAQAESHQNAVQGASLSSHGNQENAFKNESEYSSVTEEAHELANTVTVDETVAFEISDESHDFLSQGHEQIFIQTSDGLILSHPDTAVLSQAEGIVIVTDSNGTTMHIRTPEGIPLETVEALLAMEAGGQSEDILLSQSELEP; encoded by the exons CTGGAAGCCATTTGTGTCCAAGTTCAGCCAGGACAGATGAAGGAAACTGAAGGGTCAATGACATCATTGGCACCAATCCAGTCCAAAACTATAACGCTGAGTCAGCCAGTTGGTAGGAAATCTAGCATACCAGGAGTTGGCATTATTAATCCCCAGATAATTAGGATACAGCCTCTTTCAGgaactgagcagcagcagctactcCTGCACAGTTCTTCTGAGTCTCCGCTTCAGTTGCTTATGCAGAGGCCTTTACCAGCTCACGGATCAGAGTCTGTGGACAAGATTCCCCCATCTAAGATGGTGAATGGACAGAGGGCTACTTGTGCCACAGCATCGGCTTCAAGATCTCCAAATCCTACCATGGCTGCAGCCAGTTCAGCAAGTACACCATGCcttgaaaaaaagcaaaaggatgacaagttaaagaaatccttgaAGGTGAAAACTCGTTCTGGACGGATTTCACGCCCCCCCAAATACAAAGCTAAAgattataaatttattaaaatggaGGATTTGGCTGATGGTCATCAGTCTGATTCTGATGACTACTCTGAGCTGAGTATAGAAGATGATGAAGAAGGAAAGGTGAAGGGAAAGGATGCATTATTCAGTTCTTCAAATTATAATCTGAAACCCAAGACATTTAAATGTCAGACTTGTGAAAAATCTTACATAGGAAAAGGAGGATTAGCAAGACATTATAAACTCAACCCAGACCATGGACAGCTGGAGCCTTCACCTCAGAAAATACCTCTAAATAAGCCTAATGGAAGTATATTTGTGGAAGAGGAAATTATAAGTCCAGCACATTTGGATTCAACTGCTGTCACTTTAAGTCATGAAGAAGCTACCAGTCTGGAAGAAACTGTTGATTCAAAGGCTGGAGAACAG gCATCAGCATCTGAGGAAAGCAGACACTTGCTGGCAGAACAACCAAATGAGAGCAGTTCAGGACACCGGGGACCTGTAACACCAAAAGCACCTGGAAGACCCAAACGACCAAAGAGACGTGGTCGACCCAGGATGGGTGGAAGATCCAGGTGTTCTGGAAGGCTTAGCAGACCTGGTCAGTCCCCTTCAAAGTCACTTAGTAGTGTGTCAGCAGAACACAATGTATTCAGAAGAAAAGCTAGGTTAAAAGAG CTAATACAACAATGTGATAATGAAGACTTAATGGAGCTGGCTCTCCCACGTCTTACAAAGCTTGTTACAGTGTATGAATTCCTGTTGATGAAG GTGGAAAAAGGACACCCAGCCAAAGCTTACTTTCCAGATGTGTACAGGGAGTTTGAAGATTTGCATAACATGGTAAAGAAAATGGCTTATGATCACCTCAGTAattctgattctgtgaattgCCAACAGCCTGTTGAAATAAAAGATGCTAAG GTTGCTGAATCTCTAGGAATCACAGAAATACTCAGTGGAGAACAGAAGATGCAAGGTGCAGAGTCTTATTCACAATGTGTAATTAAAATGGTTAGTGAGCAAGTGCCTGTGGACCTACTGGGACAAAAACGGTTAGCTGAG AGCTCAGGGGAAGAACTCTTGCCACCAGCCAAAAGGACCAAGTTAGAAGACATAACAGAAAATGCGAACAATGCTTATGCCAGTCAAGACGAAATGAAAGAAAGGAGTGGGAATTTGTGTACACTATTTGAAAAAGATG GTTTTAATCCATTAAATGGAGAAATCCTGCTTTCAGAAGATAGGCATATCACTTGCTGTACAACTGGAAGTACATTACAGACAGCAGAGGAACATAATTCACTTGCTGATTCAGGAGTTCGAATAGATGGTGAAAATTCAGGTACCTTCTCCCAAACTGTGGGAATGAGCATAGAGTATCCCCAGCCTGCAGGGATACAGGGACCAGACGTGGCAGGTGAAGCATCGCTGCTGCACACTGAAGTGGTGCTGCCTGTGGGAGCAGGCGGCTCGGCTGGGCTGCTTCAGGCACACTTTGTGAGCGGGAGTGCGGCGGGGGGACCGGCAGCTCCTGAACTCCACAGCTCCCTGATGGAGCAGGCAGTGGCCAGGCAGAGCACTGGCCTACCAACGAGTGAAGAAAACGGTCACAGTCCAAAATATCATCAACTGCAAGAAGAAAACCCGAATTTTGCAATTAAAGAACGTTCTGAGCAACTCCATAATGCTGATATGACTGATGAGATACAGGAActtgaaaaagctttttcaacAAACGTTGTGCCAATAAACTACCCCCACAGTGCTCAGGCTGAGTCGCACCAGAACGCTGTCCAGGGAGCCTCCCTGTCCTCTCATGGGAACCaggaaaatgctttcaaaaacgAGAGTGAATATTCTAGTGTGACAGAGGAAGCACACGAGCTGGCAAATACAGTTACTGTAGATGAAACTGTAGCTTTTGAGATTTCTGATGAGAGCCATGATTTTTTGTCTCAGGGACACGAACAGATTTTTATTCAGACTTCAGATGGGCTTATCTTGTCTCATCCAGACACTGCTGTTTTGTCTCAGGCGGAAGGCATCGTTATTGTGACTGATTCCAACGGTACGACAATGCACATTCGCACACCCGAAGGGATACCTTTGGAAACAGTGGAAGCACTACTGGCAATGGAAGCAGGTGGCCAAAGTGAAGATATTTTGCTCTCGCAAAGTGAATTGGAGCCATAA